The genome window GGCGAGTCGGGGTGTGTGAGCTGGATGTTCAAACCACGAGGGCTCATCCGCATCCCTAAGGAGGCGGGTGATGAGGACACGGTGCTGGCAGCGGCGCTGGAGGCAGGTGCGGACGATATGAGCACGGAGGAGGAGTTCTACGAGGTTTACACCGAACCCGAAGACCTGCACCGCGTGCGCGAAGCACTGGAGCAAGCCGGTTTGCCCATCGAGAACGCCGAGATAACCATGCTGCCGACCACCACGGTGCATGTGGAAGGCAAAGAGGCACAGCAGGTGCTGCGCCTGATGGATATGCTGGACGAACTGGACGACGTGCAGCAAGTATATGCCAACTTCGATATCGCCGAAGAAGAGATAGAAAGCGCGGTGCGCTAGGAGACTGCCTCCCATGCCCACGTGGCGTGCGACATGGTTTTTGCTCCTGTGGAGCGTTTTTTGTATCCCTTGTGCGCGGGCACAACCAATTGTGCTGGATGTGGTGCCGGGTTTCGACGGAGTGTGCCCTGCAGAGGGATGCTATCCCGTTACCGTATGGATCCAGGGCAGACGCGCCAGCTCCGTACCTGCAGTGTATGAGATAGAGGTAACTGCTCTCTCCCGGAGTGGCTCCGCTACCGCACGGAAGGCGGTGACCTTAGCAGGTGAGGCAGTCTCGCAAGCGGTAGGGCTTCTGCTCTGCTCCCCGGAAGAACCTTACGAGGTCACCGCTCGTCTTGCGCTGCGCGGGCGGGTGCTGGCAACCAGCAAGCCTGTTCTCGCGAATGTGG of Armatimonadota bacterium contains these proteins:
- a CDS encoding putative transcriptional regulatory protein; this encodes MAGHSKWHNIRLRKGKQDAERGKLFTRLAREIIVAAREGGGNPDANPRLRMAIQKARDAHMPQENIKRAIQRGTGEIAGAAYEEVVYEGYAPGGVAVMVECLTDNRNRTVSDVRAAFSKCGGSLGESGCVSWMFKPRGLIRIPKEAGDEDTVLAAALEAGADDMSTEEEFYEVYTEPEDLHRVREALEQAGLPIENAEITMLPTTTVHVEGKEAQQVLRLMDMLDELDDVQQVYANFDIAEEEIESAVR